In Castanea sativa cultivar Marrone di Chiusa Pesio chromosome 6, ASM4071231v1, a single window of DNA contains:
- the LOC142641778 gene encoding BTB/POZ domain-containing protein At3g56230 isoform X2, translating into MVHQIRTLLDVSRWVCDMKDMENVQKEEVSFLKGGFFTALKDQMHTDMELKPGNNGPSIPAHRALLATRSQIFKNMLESDVCKAPPKDNIITLSELNHEELESFLQFLYTGSLPEEKMEKHVYSLSLAADKYEIPYLLKFCERHMLRSLKSSNALNVLEISDVCSYLSLKETALKFIVKNIEDIAFSDRFDEFALKNPHLCVQITRASLMEARKN; encoded by the exons ATGGTCCACCAAATTCGT ACACTCCTAGATGTTTCAAGATGGGTATGTGATATGAAGGATATGGAAAATGTACAGAAAGAGGAGGTAAGCTTTCTTAAGGGGGGTTTCTTTACTGCGCTTAAAGATCAAATGCACACTGATATGGAACTCAAGCCAGGCAATAATGGGCCTTCCATACCTGCACATAGGGCCTTACTG GCGACAAGATCACAAATATTTAAGAATATGCTAGAGTCAGATGTATGTAAAGCGCCACcaaaagacaatataattacaTTGTCTGAGTTGAACCATGAAGAGCTCGAGTCTTTTCTGCAATTCCTCTACACTGGGAGCTTGCCTGAAGAGAAAATGGAGAAGCATGTCTACTCACTATCACTAGCAGCCGATAAGTACGAAATCCCATACTTACTGAAGTTTTGTGAGCGACACATGCTAAGGTCTTTGAAGTCATCCAATGCTCTTAATGTACTAGAGATCTCAGATGTTTGTTCCTACCTATCTTTGAAAGAGACAGCTTTGAAATTCATTGTCAAAAACATTGAGGATATAGCCTTCTCAGATAGATTTGATGAGTTTGCACTCAAGAATCCACATCTTTGTGTTCAGATTACAAGGGCATCGTTGATGGAAGCCAGGAAAAATTGA
- the LOC142641778 gene encoding BTB/POZ domain-containing protein At3g56230 isoform X1: MDCSICTSMPVILRPPRNTICGACYEGARSIINLINKLESEKARNGPPNSCKTLLDVSRWVCDMKDMENVQKEEVSFLKGGFFTALKDQMHTDMELKPGNNGPSIPAHRALLATRSQIFKNMLESDVCKAPPKDNIITLSELNHEELESFLQFLYTGSLPEEKMEKHVYSLSLAADKYEIPYLLKFCERHMLRSLKSSNALNVLEISDVCSYLSLKETALKFIVKNIEDIAFSDRFDEFALKNPHLCVQITRASLMEARKN; this comes from the exons ATGGACTGTTCAATTTGCACATCAATGCCAGTTATATTAAGGCCTCCAAGGAATACAATATGTGGGGCTTGCTATGAGGGAGCTAGGAGCATAATCAACCTGATAAACAAGCTTGAAAGTGAAAAGGCAAGGAATGGTCCACCAAATTCGTGTAAG ACACTCCTAGATGTTTCAAGATGGGTATGTGATATGAAGGATATGGAAAATGTACAGAAAGAGGAGGTAAGCTTTCTTAAGGGGGGTTTCTTTACTGCGCTTAAAGATCAAATGCACACTGATATGGAACTCAAGCCAGGCAATAATGGGCCTTCCATACCTGCACATAGGGCCTTACTG GCGACAAGATCACAAATATTTAAGAATATGCTAGAGTCAGATGTATGTAAAGCGCCACcaaaagacaatataattacaTTGTCTGAGTTGAACCATGAAGAGCTCGAGTCTTTTCTGCAATTCCTCTACACTGGGAGCTTGCCTGAAGAGAAAATGGAGAAGCATGTCTACTCACTATCACTAGCAGCCGATAAGTACGAAATCCCATACTTACTGAAGTTTTGTGAGCGACACATGCTAAGGTCTTTGAAGTCATCCAATGCTCTTAATGTACTAGAGATCTCAGATGTTTGTTCCTACCTATCTTTGAAAGAGACAGCTTTGAAATTCATTGTCAAAAACATTGAGGATATAGCCTTCTCAGATAGATTTGATGAGTTTGCACTCAAGAATCCACATCTTTGTGTTCAGATTACAAGGGCATCGTTGATGGAAGCCAGGAAAAATTGA
- the LOC142638518 gene encoding uncharacterized protein LOC142638518 has translation MDAAKRRAFIKQQAAKKKQEGGQAKGTVPSLLSKRIQQEKVDRPPKKQRTTPEPVVALEAEKAPVRHGKGKGLMKGPAPTGEKAPVLFREDSSYALGKLSSILTADDYEDLGNHATKAMGETGLFNIAQAMLMMKGLMGRCVNHETTMDRLRKKNKTMEDELHELKTYKINMDRKLKCSEQVREEVEKENE, from the exons ATGGACGCTGCCAagagaagagccttcatcaaaCAACAGGCTGCTAAGAAGAAACAAGAGGGTGGCCAAGCTAAGGGGACGGTTCCATCTCTTCTGTCTAAACGCATCCAACAAGAGAAGGTGGACCGTCCTCCTAAGAAACAGAGGACCACACCAGAGCCCGTCGTGGCGCTAGAGGCTGAGAAGGCACCCGTCAGGCACGGGAAgggcaaaggcttgatgaagggtccaGCTCCCACGGGGGAGAAAGCACCCGTCCTTTTTAGGGAAGACTCAAGCTACGCCCTGGGAAAACTCTCGTCCATCCTGACGGCTGACGACTATGAAGACCTCGGCAATCACGCGACGaaggcgatgggagagacgggtCTCTTCAACATTGCGCAG GCCATGCTTATGATGAAAGGACTAATGGGCCGTTGCGTCAATCATGAGACAACAATGGACCGTCtaaggaagaagaacaagacaatggaggatgagcttcacGAGCTAaagacctacaagatcaatatggacagaaagctcaaatgcTCGGAGCAGGTTAGAGAAGAGGTGGAGAAGGAGAATGAATAG